One Bacillus sp. (in: firmicutes) genomic window carries:
- a CDS encoding Lrp/AsnC family transcriptional regulator produces MSSHVRKGLDEVDLQILHVLQTNAQISNAELARQVNLSPPATHTRVKRLENEGYIDRQVVILNQEKLGFNLLCFIFISTNFHQAEKLEVLENAFAAMPEVLECHCLTGEYDYVLKVAIKDRNDLEAFIRKLNSLGITRIQTSLSLREVKYSTALPIMEEEE; encoded by the coding sequence GTGAGCTCTCACGTTCGAAAAGGATTAGATGAAGTTGATCTACAAATCTTACATGTGTTACAAACAAACGCCCAAATCAGTAATGCCGAGCTGGCACGTCAAGTGAATTTATCTCCTCCAGCGACGCATACACGTGTGAAACGGTTAGAAAACGAAGGGTATATCGATCGCCAAGTCGTTATTTTGAATCAAGAAAAGCTAGGGTTTAACCTACTATGCTTTATTTTTATTAGTACGAACTTTCATCAAGCAGAAAAACTCGAAGTATTGGAAAACGCCTTTGCGGCTATGCCAGAAGTGCTTGAGTGTCACTGTTTGACCGGAGAGTATGATTATGTATTAAAAGTCGCCATCAAAGACCGAAACGATTTAGAAGCCTTTATTCGTAAGCTGAATAGCCTGGGGATTACAAGAATTCAAACGAGTCTTTCGTTACGTGAAGTGAAGTATTCCACGGCTTTACCGATTATGGAAGAGGAAGAATAA
- a CDS encoding glutamate synthase subunit beta, which yields MGKTTGFMEYMREEEVKRHPLSRLDDWNEYTSPFSEETLARQGARCMDCGTPFCHMGMEINGLTSGCPIHNLIPEWNDLVYRGRWKEALDRLLKTNNFPEFTGRVCPAPCEGSCTVAISDPAVAIKSIERAIIDKGFAEGWIQPRIPEKRTGKKVAIVGSGPAGLACADQLNQAGHSVTVYERADRIGGLLMYGIPNMKLEKEIVERRVRLLEAEGITFITNTEVGKDITAEELQSQYDAVVLCTGAQKQRDLVIEGRELSGVHFAMDYLTLSTKKMLGSTVDEEKWIDTKGKHVIVIGGGDTGADCVATALRQQCKSVVQFGKHPALPQKRTEDNPWPLFPLVFTLDYAYEEAKAKFGTDPRQYCIQTKKIVGDEHGNVKELHTIQMEKTVDANGNVVFNEIPGTEKVWPCDLVFIAIGFEGPEQPVLKQFGVETVNKKVNAPYGTYTTNVEGVFAAGDARRGQSLIVWAIHEGREAAREVDRFLMGVTHLP from the coding sequence ATGGGAAAAACGACCGGGTTTATGGAATATATGCGAGAAGAAGAAGTAAAACGTCATCCACTTTCCCGCCTTGACGATTGGAACGAATATACGTCCCCATTTTCTGAGGAAACACTCGCTCGACAAGGTGCCCGCTGTATGGACTGCGGGACCCCTTTTTGTCACATGGGAATGGAGATCAATGGACTTACATCTGGGTGTCCGATTCATAATTTAATCCCTGAATGGAATGATCTTGTGTATCGTGGAAGATGGAAAGAAGCATTAGATCGCTTATTAAAAACGAATAACTTCCCAGAGTTTACGGGCCGGGTTTGTCCGGCGCCTTGTGAAGGTTCGTGTACGGTCGCGATTTCTGATCCAGCAGTCGCCATTAAAAGCATTGAGCGGGCGATTATCGATAAAGGATTTGCGGAAGGTTGGATTCAACCAAGAATTCCTGAAAAGCGCACTGGAAAAAAGGTGGCTATTGTCGGCTCTGGTCCTGCTGGGTTGGCGTGTGCAGACCAGTTAAATCAGGCGGGGCATTCCGTTACGGTTTATGAGCGCGCTGACCGAATCGGTGGGTTATTGATGTATGGGATTCCTAATATGAAACTTGAAAAAGAAATCGTCGAGCGACGGGTTCGACTGTTAGAAGCGGAAGGCATCACTTTTATTACTAATACGGAAGTTGGAAAAGATATTACCGCAGAGGAGCTTCAGTCCCAATACGATGCGGTCGTCTTATGTACGGGCGCTCAAAAACAACGTGACTTAGTCATAGAAGGAAGAGAGTTGTCAGGTGTTCATTTTGCTATGGATTATTTAACGCTTTCCACGAAAAAAATGCTTGGTTCTACTGTTGATGAAGAAAAGTGGATTGATACGAAAGGTAAGCATGTCATTGTCATTGGCGGCGGGGATACTGGGGCGGACTGTGTCGCGACCGCTCTTCGCCAACAATGTAAAAGCGTCGTTCAATTCGGAAAACATCCTGCATTGCCACAAAAGCGGACCGAAGACAATCCGTGGCCGCTATTCCCACTTGTGTTTACGCTCGATTATGCGTACGAAGAAGCGAAAGCAAAATTCGGTACCGACCCGCGTCAATATTGTATTCAAACGAAAAAAATCGTCGGGGACGAACATGGCAATGTCAAAGAGTTGCATACGATTCAAATGGAAAAGACGGTGGATGCAAACGGAAATGTTGTGTTCAACGAAATTCCTGGTACGGAAAAAGTTTGGCCATGCGATTTAGTTTTTATTGCGATTGGCTTTGAAGGTCCTGAGCAGCCTGTCCTAAAGCAATTTGGTGTAGAGACTGTCAACAAAAAAGTCAATGCTCCGTACGGAACATATACGACGAACGTAGAAGGCGTGTTTGCAGCAGGGGACGCCCGCCGAGGTCAAAGCCTAATCGTTTGGGCGATTCATGAAGGCCGGGAAGCCGCAAGAGAAGTGGACCGCTTCTTAATGGGTGTCACGCATTTGCCGTAA
- a CDS encoding GNAT family N-acetyltransferase, which yields MFPIIETERLLLREIVKEDAQSIYDCFSNNDVTRYYGLDPLTSIEQAKELVEFFAKNYKEKRGIRWGIEIKGRKGMIGTVGFNAWSPKHKRAEIGYELHPEYWRKGYATEAVSEVISYGFKELDLTRIGAIVFIENKASNELLTKLGFQKEGVLRNYMYQNGVPYDTYVYSLLRTEINFM from the coding sequence ATGTTTCCAATAATAGAAACTGAAAGACTGCTATTGAGAGAAATTGTGAAAGAAGATGCTCAAAGTATTTATGATTGCTTTTCTAATAACGATGTGACACGTTATTATGGACTAGACCCTTTAACAAGCATCGAACAAGCGAAAGAATTGGTTGAGTTTTTTGCAAAGAACTACAAAGAAAAACGTGGCATTAGATGGGGAATCGAAATAAAAGGTAGGAAAGGAATGATAGGAACGGTCGGATTTAACGCTTGGTCTCCTAAACATAAGAGAGCCGAGATAGGCTATGAACTTCATCCAGAATATTGGCGGAAAGGATATGCAACTGAAGCTGTTTCTGAAGTCATATCATATGGATTTAAAGAACTAGATTTAACGCGGATTGGAGCAATAGTTTTCATTGAAAATAAAGCATCCAATGAATTACTAACAAAATTAGGCTTTCAAAAAGAAGGGGTTCTGAGAAATTATATGTATCAAAATGGTGTTCCATATGATACATACGTTTACTCTTTGTTAAGAACGGAAATTAATTTCATGTAA